Sequence from the Zeugodacus cucurbitae isolate PBARC_wt_2022May chromosome 2, idZeuCucr1.2, whole genome shotgun sequence genome:
atggaattacaataaattataccgATTGAACTCAATAAAAAGCTGAAAGAAAGTGCCGGTAACCGCAGCATCTTGCGCCAGATGTACATTGCACATATTCtctcttcatacatacatacatacacatatatgtattaacaaTATCTCATTCGCCGAGAATTGCATTTGCTTCCTCGCATTCGCGACCACTGGGCGCTATAAAAGTCACGTATGCGGCTCTACCGCGTAACAGTTAATCCAACTGCTTCGTTGAGCGCATCtcgtccaacaacaacaacgcataaATATGAAGTTTTTCGTGGCTTTGCTATTGCTGATCTTCGCTGTGGTTAGTAAGAACGCAAATTTTTTGAACTTGTTCGATGACTGAGCGACTCTTACGACTTTTGTTTCTAGGTTCTAGCCAGTTCCCACGATCACTCCGGTCATTCCGATTATGTGGTGAAAACCAATGAGGATTTGTTACGCTATCGCGATGAGTGTGTCTCGCAGTTGAGTATACCGGCAGATCTGGTGGAGAAGTACAAGCAGTGGAGCTTTCCGGATGATGAGAAAACTCATTGCTACTTAAAGTGCATTTTGGAGAAATTCGAACTGTTCGATGCGGCAAAGGGCTTTGATGTGCATAAGATCCACCACCAATTGGAGGGCGATAAAGTCGATCATTCGGATGCAACACACGGAGCTATTGAGAATTGTGCCAAGGAAGCCGCTGCTGCTGGTGATGATGCTTGCGTTCGTGCTTATCGTGGCTTCA
This genomic interval carries:
- the LOC105213517 gene encoding general odorant-binding protein 99a — translated: MKFFVALLLLIFAVVLASSHDHSGHSDYVVKTNEDLLRYRDECVSQLSIPADLVEKYKQWSFPDDEKTHCYLKCILEKFELFDAAKGFDVHKIHHQLEGDKVDHSDATHGAIENCAKEAAAAGDDACVRAYRGFNCFLKDNIQLVQAGVEKSAK